From the genome of bacterium, one region includes:
- the guaB gene encoding IMP dehydrogenase has product MKTQFPRIVGIGLTYDDVLLIPAASEVLPSEVDTSSRLTSGITLNIPLISAAMDTVSESDLCIALARQGGIGVVHKNMTPDEQASEVDRVKRSESAIIFEPYTLPPYAKLADALQLKRAKGVSGIPIVDEHGTLEGIITDRDMRFESDPETPVTKLMTPRDRLVTAPVNTDLGTAEQILQQHRIEKLLLVSDDGKLLGLVTVKDIQKRTQFPNACKDAEGRLRVAAAIGIGGDAEVRAAQLVKADVDALVIDSAHGHSRNVIKTVEKLRGMYPHMEIIAGNVVTADGAVALAKAGATGVKVGVGPGSICTTRVVAGVGVPQITAVMWVAEALGPLNVPVIADGGIRYSGDIAKAIAAGASSAMIGSLFAGTEEAPGDTVLVDGRSYKLFRGMGSIGAMKKGSADRYFQSAEEASGKYVPEGIEGKVPYKGKLADTVFQLIGGLRASMGYCGASTIAEMQSKTRFIEATAAGYTESHPHDVSIVQEAPNYSRPK; this is encoded by the coding sequence ATGAAGACGCAATTCCCGCGCATCGTCGGTATCGGACTCACGTATGATGACGTGCTCTTGATACCGGCGGCCTCTGAAGTCCTGCCTTCCGAAGTAGATACTTCGAGTCGGTTGACCAGCGGCATCACATTGAACATTCCGCTGATCTCAGCGGCGATGGACACGGTTTCGGAGTCCGATCTGTGCATCGCATTAGCCCGGCAGGGCGGCATTGGCGTCGTCCACAAGAACATGACGCCGGACGAGCAGGCGTCCGAAGTGGACCGCGTTAAGCGTAGTGAGTCGGCGATTATTTTTGAACCCTATACATTGCCGCCCTACGCGAAGCTGGCCGACGCGCTGCAGCTCAAGCGTGCCAAAGGAGTTAGTGGCATCCCGATTGTTGACGAGCATGGCACGCTCGAGGGAATCATCACGGACCGTGATATGCGTTTCGAGAGTGATCCGGAAACCCCGGTTACCAAATTAATGACTCCCCGGGATCGCTTGGTCACTGCTCCAGTCAATACGGATCTTGGCACGGCCGAGCAAATTCTACAGCAACATCGCATCGAGAAATTGCTGTTGGTCAGCGATGATGGCAAGCTGCTTGGTCTGGTCACAGTCAAGGACATCCAGAAACGCACGCAATTTCCGAATGCCTGCAAAGATGCTGAAGGTCGTTTGCGCGTGGCGGCAGCGATTGGCATTGGCGGCGATGCCGAAGTCCGCGCGGCGCAATTGGTCAAGGCCGATGTGGATGCCCTGGTGATTGACTCAGCTCACGGACATTCACGTAATGTGATCAAGACTGTCGAGAAGCTGCGCGGCATGTATCCGCACATGGAAATAATCGCAGGCAACGTGGTGACGGCGGACGGCGCGGTCGCGCTGGCTAAGGCCGGGGCCACGGGAGTGAAGGTCGGCGTAGGGCCCGGTTCGATCTGCACCACTCGAGTCGTTGCGGGCGTCGGCGTCCCGCAGATCACCGCCGTGATGTGGGTGGCCGAGGCACTTGGCCCATTGAATGTGCCGGTGATTGCGGACGGAGGCATCCGGTACTCAGGCGACATTGCAAAGGCCATCGCCGCCGGTGCTTCATCGGCAATGATTGGTAGCCTCTTCGCGGGCACGGAGGAGGCGCCGGGGGACACAGTTCTTGTGGATGGCCGCAGCTACAAGCTATTCCGCGGAATGGGTTCTATCGGGGCCATGAAAAAAGGATCGGCGGACCGGTATTTCCAGTCCGCCGAAGAGGCAAGCGGTAAGTATGTTCCTGAAGGTATCGAGGGTAAAGTGCCATACAAAGGCAAATTAGCCGACACGGTGTTTCAGCTTATTGGCGGTCTTCGAGCCTCGATGGGCTATTGCGGAGCCAGCACAATCGCCGAAATGCAGAGCAAGACAAGATTCATCGAAGCGACGGCGGCCGGTTACACCGAAAGCCACCCGCACGATGTTTCCATCGTCCAAGAAGCGCCGAACTACTCGCGACCCAAGTAG
- a CDS encoding M20/M25/M40 family metallo-hydrolase, giving the protein MVNLFCQLVQIDSPSKQEANVADFIEKLLAPLGVKMWRDDAGAKIGGNCGNLHVRMPARGSNAPAVLFSSHMDTVMPGLGIKPRIDGDIIRSDGTTVLGADDKAGVTAILELLQCLHESDMPHGPVEVIFDVAEEIGLMGCFQVDLSQVKAKYAIVLDGEEMDQIIYKAPSANRMFYEIEGVAAHAGMCPERGISAIEVFAEAVSNMPLGRIDPETTANVGTIEAGRATNIVCEKLTSRAEARSHSTDKLESQTRAMSKALHDAVAKFERVIDGKPRRAVLTETIKREFTAMDISLDSLPYRVVHEAGQLVGLAMKPAAIGGGTNANVYNEKGLPAVVIGCGMCQEHTTSEHLKIDDLTKAAELCLAILKKNHEAALA; this is encoded by the coding sequence ATGGTCAATCTGTTCTGCCAATTGGTGCAGATTGACAGTCCGTCGAAGCAAGAAGCCAATGTGGCCGACTTCATCGAAAAACTGCTTGCGCCGCTGGGTGTAAAGATGTGGCGCGACGACGCCGGAGCCAAAATCGGCGGCAATTGCGGCAACTTGCATGTGCGCATGCCGGCGCGAGGTTCGAACGCGCCTGCGGTTTTGTTCTCGTCGCACATGGATACCGTGATGCCAGGACTTGGCATCAAGCCGCGGATTGACGGGGACATCATCCGCTCCGACGGTACAACGGTCCTCGGCGCCGATGACAAGGCGGGCGTTACAGCGATTCTCGAACTCTTGCAGTGCCTTCACGAAAGCGACATGCCGCATGGGCCTGTCGAAGTGATTTTTGACGTTGCCGAAGAGATTGGCCTGATGGGATGCTTCCAAGTTGATCTGTCGCAAGTCAAAGCCAAGTATGCGATCGTTCTGGACGGTGAAGAGATGGATCAGATCATCTACAAGGCGCCGAGCGCGAATCGTATGTTCTACGAGATCGAAGGCGTCGCGGCGCATGCCGGCATGTGCCCTGAACGTGGTATTTCCGCGATTGAAGTATTTGCCGAAGCTGTTTCCAATATGCCGCTGGGCCGCATTGACCCCGAAACGACTGCCAATGTCGGCACGATTGAAGCGGGCCGCGCCACGAACATTGTTTGTGAAAAACTGACTTCGCGGGCAGAGGCGCGCAGCCATTCGACCGATAAGCTGGAATCGCAGACGCGGGCGATGAGCAAGGCGCTGCATGATGCAGTCGCGAAGTTCGAACGTGTCATCGACGGCAAACCGCGTCGGGCGGTGCTAACCGAGACGATCAAGCGTGAATTCACGGCAATGGACATTTCGTTGGATTCGCTGCCCTATCGCGTCGTTCACGAAGCCGGTCAGCTCGTTGGTTTGGCGATGAAACCCGCGGCGATCGGCGGTGGCACAAATGCGAATGTTTATAATGAAAAAGGCCTGCCGGCCGTTGTGATCGGGTGCGGTATGTGCCAGGAGCACACGACCAGCGAACATTTGAAGATTGACGACCTGACGAAGGCCGCCGAGCTGTGTTTGGCTATCCTCAAGAAGAACCATGAGGCGGCGCTTGCCTAA
- the mtaB gene encoding tRNA (N(6)-L-threonylcarbamoyladenosine(37)-C(2))-methylthiotransferase MtaB, protein MDTPTRRRVHVTTLGCRLNQYDSEMLLTQLRSEGYVETPSAREADLVVVNTCAVTETAERKGRAAIRAALRQNPQTEVVATGCHAERAPEALLKSGASRILGNREKEQFLEFLNLDESIQIGGIHTATGWTDGTRIAGLGGRVRTFLKVQDGCSQHCTYCIVPQLRGAGRSLPIFDALERARVLIDCGVQEIVVTGVALGTYGFDWNERDALPQLLEALAELPGLRRLRLSSVEPWAVSERFLKTMAAHENICPHLHLPFQSGSDAVLRRMNRRYTVRQLRQIVETARGLRDDWGIGADVITGFPGETPENFAQTRNLLTELEISYLHVFPFSARPGTAATRLPDGVTQTESARRADKLRELSRALRGRFHDRQVGREGEVIAERRGAGKYLYGHARNYADVAIPRDRVEAGQVIHFRVERADADFLYAQPIV, encoded by the coding sequence ATGGACACTCCGACTCGCCGGCGCGTGCATGTCACGACGCTGGGCTGCCGACTCAATCAGTATGACAGTGAGATGCTGTTGACGCAGCTGCGGTCGGAGGGGTACGTTGAAACGCCAAGTGCACGTGAGGCTGATCTCGTGGTCGTCAACACATGCGCAGTGACAGAGACAGCGGAACGGAAGGGCCGCGCGGCAATCCGCGCGGCCCTTCGTCAAAATCCGCAAACTGAAGTCGTGGCAACCGGCTGTCATGCCGAGCGCGCGCCGGAGGCATTGCTGAAATCCGGTGCGTCGCGCATTCTGGGTAACCGCGAAAAGGAACAATTCTTAGAATTCCTGAATCTGGACGAGAGCATTCAGATTGGCGGAATACACACCGCGACGGGTTGGACCGATGGCACTCGGATCGCCGGACTTGGCGGTCGCGTGCGCACCTTCTTAAAGGTGCAGGACGGCTGCTCGCAGCACTGCACCTACTGTATCGTCCCGCAACTGCGTGGAGCGGGACGGAGTCTGCCGATTTTTGATGCGCTTGAACGCGCGCGAGTGTTGATTGATTGCGGCGTGCAGGAAATCGTCGTGACAGGCGTGGCATTGGGTACGTATGGCTTCGATTGGAACGAACGAGATGCCCTTCCGCAATTGCTCGAAGCATTAGCGGAACTTCCCGGGCTGCGGCGCTTGCGGCTGTCGAGCGTGGAACCGTGGGCCGTCAGTGAGCGTTTCTTGAAGACCATGGCGGCCCATGAGAATATCTGTCCGCATTTGCATCTCCCGTTTCAGTCAGGCAGCGATGCCGTGCTGCGCCGCATGAACCGTCGCTATACGGTGCGGCAATTGCGGCAGATAGTGGAAACGGCTCGCGGGCTGCGGGATGACTGGGGAATCGGCGCGGACGTCATCACGGGCTTTCCCGGTGAGACGCCTGAGAATTTTGCGCAGACACGCAATCTGCTGACCGAGTTAGAGATTTCCTATTTACATGTGTTCCCGTTCAGCGCTCGACCGGGCACGGCCGCGACCCGGTTGCCCGACGGCGTTACCCAGACTGAATCCGCACGCCGAGCGGACAAATTGCGCGAGCTTTCACGCGCGCTGCGCGGGCGGTTTCATGACCGTCAAGTCGGTCGCGAGGGTGAAGTCATCGCGGAGCGGCGCGGCGCTGGGAAGTACCTTTACGGACATGCGCGCAATTATGCCGATGTCGCCATACCCCGTGATCGGGTGGAGGCGGGCCAGGTCATTCACTTTCGAGTCGAGCGCGCCGACGCGGATTTCTTGTACGCACAACCAATAGTCTAA
- the rpsA gene encoding 30S ribosomal protein S1, with protein MEELNPIVLEETKAPAWVEEILFKGRKVKREELPEEKQKLTQEAQDLVNLYSKLVMEFKEGEIIQGKIVSISEKEISIDIGFKSEGTVAREEFANLPDVKIGDDVEVFLDRVEDHSGQLSLSKRKADFMKTWERIQSYFEKQDVVSGNIQRRIKGGFVVNVLGVEAFLPGSQIDVHPVRDFDALVGRDMEFRIVKLNDARKNIVVSRKIIIEESLKGVREKILADLQVGDIMEGTAKNITDFGVFVDLGGVDGLLHITDLSWGRVGHPSEVVQLDQKLTVKVLDYDRERQRISVGLKQLQPHPWDGVDDRYPVGAKVKGKVVSIARYGAFVELEKGLEGLVHISEMSWTQHVKHPSAMLSVGDEVEVVILNIDKEGRKISLGMKQVEADPWENLEQKYAPGSRHKGKVRDLVPFGAFVELEDGIDGLVHISDLSWTKRVRHPGEILQKGEDVEVVVLGFDRNERRIALGLKQAQSNPWDEFESMYAVGSQTAGKVVRVMDKGVIVELPREVEGFVPASQLKRLTKGAKQSVSVGDEITLEVIEFDRENKKIILAAQAPEGQDEEIDAATREQYIVGETGDDTATDTPENA; from the coding sequence ATGGAAGAACTAAACCCAATCGTACTCGAAGAAACGAAAGCACCGGCCTGGGTCGAGGAGATCCTGTTCAAGGGTCGCAAGGTCAAGCGCGAGGAGCTGCCTGAAGAGAAGCAGAAGCTCACGCAGGAAGCGCAAGACCTTGTCAACCTGTACAGCAAACTGGTGATGGAGTTTAAGGAAGGCGAGATCATTCAGGGCAAGATCGTCTCGATCAGCGAGAAGGAGATATCTATTGATATCGGCTTCAAGTCTGAAGGCACGGTTGCCCGCGAAGAATTCGCCAATCTGCCCGACGTCAAGATCGGCGATGATGTCGAGGTATTCCTCGACCGCGTTGAAGATCATTCAGGCCAGCTCTCGCTGTCGAAGCGCAAGGCTGACTTCATGAAGACGTGGGAACGGATCCAATCGTATTTCGAAAAGCAGGACGTCGTGTCCGGCAACATTCAGCGCCGCATCAAGGGCGGATTCGTGGTCAACGTGCTTGGCGTCGAAGCGTTCCTTCCGGGATCGCAAATTGACGTCCATCCGGTGCGTGACTTCGATGCGCTGGTTGGCCGCGATATGGAATTCCGCATTGTCAAGCTGAACGACGCGCGCAAGAACATCGTCGTGTCGCGCAAAATCATCATCGAAGAAAGCCTGAAGGGTGTGCGCGAGAAGATTCTCGCCGACTTGCAGGTGGGCGACATTATGGAAGGCACGGCCAAGAACATCACTGATTTCGGCGTGTTTGTGGACTTGGGCGGTGTGGATGGCTTGCTGCATATCACGGACCTGTCGTGGGGCCGCGTTGGTCACCCGTCAGAAGTTGTGCAGCTTGATCAGAAGCTCACCGTCAAGGTGCTCGACTATGATCGCGAGCGTCAGCGTATTTCGGTAGGTTTGAAGCAGCTTCAGCCGCACCCGTGGGACGGGGTGGATGATCGCTATCCGGTGGGCGCTAAGGTCAAGGGCAAGGTCGTGTCAATCGCGCGTTACGGTGCGTTTGTCGAACTTGAAAAGGGCCTTGAAGGTCTGGTGCATATCTCTGAAATGAGCTGGACGCAGCATGTTAAGCATCCGTCGGCCATGCTTTCAGTAGGTGATGAAGTTGAAGTGGTCATCCTGAACATTGACAAGGAAGGTCGCAAGATTTCTCTTGGCATGAAGCAGGTCGAGGCCGATCCTTGGGAGAATCTGGAGCAAAAATATGCACCGGGTTCACGTCACAAAGGCAAAGTGCGTGACCTCGTTCCGTTCGGCGCGTTTGTTGAGCTCGAAGACGGCATTGACGGGCTTGTGCATATTTCGGATCTCTCGTGGACCAAGCGTGTCCGCCATCCCGGGGAAATCCTGCAGAAGGGCGAAGACGTGGAAGTGGTTGTGCTCGGCTTTGACCGTAACGAGCGCCGCATTGCGTTGGGCTTGAAACAGGCTCAGTCGAATCCGTGGGACGAATTTGAATCAATGTACGCCGTGGGCTCGCAGACGGCCGGTAAGGTTGTGCGCGTCATGGATAAGGGCGTGATTGTTGAGTTGCCTCGTGAAGTCGAAGGTTTTGTTCCTGCCAGCCAACTCAAGCGTTTGACCAAAGGCGCGAAGCAATCGGTTAGCGTCGGCGACGAAATCACGCTCGAAGTGATCGAATTCGACCGAGAGAACAAGAAGATCATTCTGGCCGCGCAGGCCCCGGAAGGTCAGGACGAAGAGATTGACGCGGCAACGCGTGAACAATACATCGTAGGCGAAACGGGCGACGACACGGCAACCGATACGCCGGAGAACGCCTAA
- a CDS encoding 1-acyl-sn-glycerol-3-phosphate acyltransferase, with protein sequence MSRFYATVGWTARLLFRVLYGVRVTGADRIPDTGAYLICSNHRSNLDPPLVGGFLKRQISYFAKAELFDSKLGGAFLRRLNAFPVKRGQMDKAAMSTCLKVLSNGGALLFFPEGTRASSTGFLYPKFGVGWVLRKTNVPVIPVYLHGTGTAAAFKGKRPQLEIVIGEPIPPDEIIGDAGENRDGYQLIADRILDRIRQLSLETTVAKVSQLAPIEGRDSIEDERLR encoded by the coding sequence GTGAGTCGTTTTTATGCGACCGTTGGGTGGACGGCGCGGCTGTTGTTCCGGGTGTTGTATGGAGTGCGCGTAACGGGTGCTGACAGAATACCGGACACCGGCGCGTACCTGATCTGTTCAAATCACCGTTCGAATCTTGATCCGCCGTTGGTGGGCGGGTTTCTCAAGCGCCAGATCAGCTACTTCGCCAAAGCGGAGCTGTTTGACAGCAAATTGGGCGGCGCCTTTCTGCGCAGACTGAACGCCTTCCCGGTGAAGCGCGGGCAGATGGACAAAGCGGCGATGAGCACGTGCTTGAAGGTGCTCAGTAACGGCGGTGCGCTCCTCTTTTTCCCAGAGGGAACGCGAGCATCAAGCACAGGTTTCCTATATCCTAAGTTCGGCGTTGGTTGGGTGCTGCGCAAGACGAATGTTCCGGTTATTCCGGTTTATTTACACGGCACGGGCACGGCGGCAGCGTTCAAGGGAAAACGACCGCAGCTTGAGATCGTCATCGGCGAACCAATACCGCCGGACGAAATCATCGGCGACGCCGGGGAAAACCGCGACGGATATCAGTTAATAGCCGACCGGATTCTCGATCGAATCCGCCAATTGTCACTGGAAACGACCGTAGCCAAGGTCAGCCAACTCGCTCCCATCGAAGGACGAGATAGCATTGAAGATGAAAGATTGCGATAA
- a CDS encoding (d)CMP kinase, whose product MNAPSRPLVIAIDGPASSGKSTTAKLVADKLGLMYLDTGAMYRAIALKIYQSGIELTDKAALTKLLNSTTVSQVNRGGEVHFLLDGEDVSEAIRTPEISLWVGPVSEHALVREYLVDWQREIGKDGGIVADGRDIGTVVFPGADLKVYLTADSHVRAVRRHKELAARGITQSVDDVEEAIIKRDQRDSTREHSPLRKADDAFAIDTSRCTVGDQVETVLALVKKLKVVGAK is encoded by the coding sequence ATGAACGCGCCGAGCAGACCATTGGTCATTGCAATTGACGGACCGGCCAGCAGCGGCAAGTCCACTACGGCGAAGTTGGTCGCCGACAAGCTCGGCCTGATGTACTTGGATACCGGCGCGATGTACCGCGCGATTGCTCTCAAGATCTATCAGAGCGGTATTGAGCTCACCGACAAAGCTGCGTTGACGAAGCTCCTCAACTCGACGACCGTATCGCAAGTGAATCGCGGCGGCGAAGTGCATTTCCTGCTCGATGGGGAAGACGTTTCGGAAGCGATTCGCACGCCAGAAATTTCGTTATGGGTTGGACCCGTGTCTGAACATGCGCTGGTCCGGGAGTACCTTGTTGATTGGCAACGTGAAATCGGCAAGGATGGCGGCATCGTGGCGGATGGCCGGGACATTGGTACTGTGGTGTTTCCCGGCGCGGATCTCAAAGTTTACTTGACGGCTGATTCTCACGTGCGCGCGGTGCGTCGCCATAAGGAACTTGCGGCGCGCGGCATCACACAGTCTGTTGACGATGTTGAAGAAGCGATCATTAAACGTGACCAACGGGATTCTACACGCGAGCATAGTCCCCTGCGCAAGGCGGACGATGCCTTCGCCATTGACACGTCGCGCTGCACGGTAGGGGACCAGGTGGAGACTGTCCTCGCATTGGTGAAGAAGCTCAAAGTGGTTGGAGCAAAGTAG
- a CDS encoding short-chain dehydrogenase has protein sequence MNIRNSRILVLGGWGLVGGAVCRRLLEGAPSYLAVLSLREREAREAVDELTPFQGGCQVVPDWGDIFLTTPLKDRQRAEILNDANLRRQFIDSVFEKPNEARLKSFFLYQLIEKHRPDIIIDSVNSATGLAYQDTYTAYYDVREALDGAVGASVEDARDRIEKLVSTISIPQLIRHLQVLNEACRQNGVRMFLKIGTTGTGGMGLNIPYTHSEDKPSGQLLSKSSLAGAHSMLLFLMGRTPGSPYVKEIKPAAVIAWKKIAYGEIHRGGRPIPLFDCDPSAPISIGATFKRVDDSAGAKQSGNLKSVFIDTGENGIFSTEEFFTITAADQMEFVTPEEIAHSVVTEIEGGNSGFDVVGALDAVVMGPTYRAGVLRKAALDEMVRLERESGSRSIAFEMLGPPNLSKLLYEAYLIWLAFPQVHDFCKRTPAECSAALLKVIETNAALRQTILSIGVPILMPDGVNYLRGPEVKIPPYAGSNEFKVDSENLNEWVRKGWVDLRTENMQVWQSRIERHLRFEEHGQHTDTSSGYPWLSRFEGESDTHFVGKIVTRIFIEDENGGRIKA, from the coding sequence ATGAACATTCGTAACAGTAGAATCCTCGTATTAGGGGGTTGGGGTCTGGTCGGCGGCGCGGTGTGCAGGCGGCTGTTGGAGGGTGCTCCGTCGTACTTGGCCGTGTTGTCGTTGCGCGAGCGCGAAGCTCGTGAAGCAGTGGACGAGTTGACGCCGTTTCAGGGCGGTTGTCAAGTCGTTCCGGACTGGGGGGACATCTTCCTGACAACGCCGCTCAAAGACCGCCAACGCGCTGAAATTCTGAATGACGCGAATTTACGCCGGCAGTTTATTGACAGTGTCTTCGAGAAGCCCAATGAAGCGCGTCTGAAGTCGTTCTTCCTCTATCAGCTTATCGAAAAGCACCGACCTGATATTATCATTGATAGCGTGAATTCGGCGACGGGCTTAGCTTATCAGGATACCTACACAGCTTACTATGACGTTCGCGAGGCGCTGGACGGTGCGGTGGGCGCTTCGGTTGAGGATGCGCGCGACCGAATTGAGAAGCTCGTCAGTACCATCAGCATCCCGCAGTTGATTCGCCATTTGCAGGTGCTGAATGAGGCCTGTCGTCAAAATGGCGTGCGCATGTTCCTCAAGATCGGCACGACTGGCACGGGCGGCATGGGGCTGAATATTCCGTATACGCACTCGGAAGACAAACCGTCCGGTCAATTGCTTAGCAAGTCCTCGCTGGCCGGTGCGCACAGTATGCTGCTCTTTTTGATGGGCCGCACGCCTGGTTCGCCATATGTCAAGGAAATAAAACCGGCGGCGGTGATCGCATGGAAAAAGATTGCCTACGGTGAGATTCATCGCGGCGGCAGACCCATACCGCTGTTTGATTGCGATCCTTCGGCACCGATTTCAATTGGTGCTACGTTCAAACGGGTGGACGATTCCGCAGGCGCGAAGCAGAGCGGCAACCTGAAATCCGTGTTCATAGACACCGGCGAGAACGGCATTTTTTCCACCGAGGAATTCTTCACGATTACTGCGGCTGACCAGATGGAGTTTGTCACGCCTGAAGAAATCGCGCACTCGGTTGTCACGGAAATTGAAGGCGGCAACAGCGGCTTTGACGTAGTCGGGGCCCTGGATGCAGTTGTGATGGGCCCAACCTATCGGGCCGGAGTATTGCGCAAAGCGGCGCTGGATGAAATGGTACGCTTGGAGCGGGAATCCGGAAGCCGAAGTATCGCGTTCGAGATGCTCGGTCCGCCGAACCTTTCTAAATTGCTCTATGAAGCCTACCTGATCTGGCTCGCCTTTCCACAGGTGCACGACTTCTGCAAACGGACGCCGGCGGAGTGCAGCGCCGCACTGTTGAAAGTGATCGAGACAAATGCGGCGTTGCGCCAGACAATTCTCTCGATTGGCGTGCCGATCTTGATGCCGGACGGCGTGAATTACTTGCGCGGCCCTGAAGTGAAGATTCCGCCTTATGCCGGCTCTAACGAGTTCAAAGTGGACAGCGAGAATCTCAACGAGTGGGTACGCAAGGGTTGGGTGGACCTGCGTACTGAGAATATGCAGGTCTGGCAATCGCGCATTGAGCGCCACTTGCGTTTTGAAGAGCATGGCCAGCACACGGATACTTCATCAGGTTACCCGTGGCTGAGCCGTTTCGAGGGCGAAAGCGATACGCACTTTGTGGGCAAGATCGTGACGCGCATCTTCATTGAAGATGAGAATGGCGGTCGGATAAAGGCATGA
- the scpB gene encoding SMC-Scp complex subunit ScpB, translating to MPYLEEEQYSPEEELGANEPESPEFEEDESSDDNDADLRLRRRMLQLEALLLASTEPLTEASFTTAVGKRAGSKIAELVAALNLEYEAQQRSFEILPVAGGYMLFTRPEHGDMIRRFLAEKARTRLSRAALESLAVIAFRGPVTRVDIDEIRGVDSGGVLRNLLDRRLIRVKGRAELVGRPLLYEITDEFLKYFGVTSVADLPRHAELTRELGELRSAAPEQESLELPEAESVDSDDSPVETKPGNGHHALTAQDLSNRNASSEDEHS from the coding sequence ATGCCCTATTTGGAAGAAGAGCAGTACAGCCCGGAGGAAGAGCTCGGCGCGAATGAACCTGAGTCCCCGGAGTTTGAAGAAGATGAGTCTTCTGACGACAACGATGCGGACTTACGTCTTCGTCGCCGTATGTTGCAACTCGAAGCGTTGCTTTTGGCCAGTACTGAACCGTTAACGGAGGCCAGTTTCACGACGGCGGTCGGCAAGCGCGCCGGGAGTAAGATTGCTGAACTGGTGGCGGCGCTGAATCTCGAATACGAAGCGCAGCAACGCTCTTTTGAGATATTGCCTGTGGCTGGCGGCTACATGCTGTTCACGCGGCCCGAGCATGGCGACATGATCAGGCGATTTCTTGCGGAAAAAGCGCGGACCCGACTTTCGCGCGCGGCGCTGGAGTCTTTGGCGGTTATTGCCTTTCGAGGTCCTGTTACGCGGGTGGACATTGACGAGATTCGCGGTGTGGATTCGGGTGGCGTGCTGCGCAACTTGCTTGACCGCCGGTTGATTCGCGTGAAGGGCCGCGCCGAGTTGGTGGGGCGTCCGTTGCTCTACGAAATTACGGATGAGTTTCTTAAGTACTTCGGGGTAACGAGCGTAGCGGATCTGCCGCGTCATGCTGAACTAACGCGTGAACTTGGTGAATTGCGATCCGCGGCACCGGAGCAAGAATCGCTGGAATTGCCCGAGGCCGAATCCGTTGATTCAGATGATTCTCCCGTGGAGACCAAGCCGGGCAACGGTCATCATGCGCTGACTGCGCAAGACCTGTCAAATCGTAACGCTTCATCTGAAGATGAACATTCGTAA
- a CDS encoding segregation/condensation protein A, which translates to MSMWQVKLPRFEGPLDLLLFLVTRKEYDILDLPMAEITESYLQVLDEIGVDNLEDAGEYLLMAATLLSIKVKMLLPHTAAHEELDMEDPRRELVNRLQIYARIKDASEDLAELEINMYDRRPLAREAVPQDSRPEGLELMIPVSVYDLARAMEEILSRRDVQVFHEVRLLKVTVEERVAWVLNSLREFDRFGLLEQLRKTPERMLWVATFLALLELARQGRLRLDQNQPFEEIYVGRPESVDVQAA; encoded by the coding sequence ATGAGCATGTGGCAAGTCAAATTGCCGCGCTTCGAAGGGCCGCTCGATCTGCTGCTCTTTCTAGTCACACGCAAGGAATACGACATTCTCGACTTGCCGATGGCCGAGATTACCGAATCCTATTTGCAGGTGCTTGACGAAATCGGTGTCGACAATCTGGAAGACGCCGGCGAATACCTGCTCATGGCGGCGACCCTGCTCTCTATCAAGGTCAAGATGCTCCTGCCGCACACGGCCGCGCATGAAGAGTTGGACATGGAGGATCCGCGTCGTGAGCTCGTGAATCGTCTGCAGATTTATGCGCGCATCAAGGACGCCTCGGAGGATTTGGCGGAGCTTGAGATCAACATGTATGACCGTCGTCCACTGGCCCGGGAAGCGGTGCCGCAGGACTCGCGACCTGAGGGGCTCGAATTGATGATCCCGGTGTCCGTGTATGACCTCGCGCGAGCGATGGAAGAGATCCTGTCACGTAGGGATGTCCAGGTCTTCCATGAAGTGCGGCTGCTCAAGGTAACCGTCGAGGAGCGCGTGGCATGGGTCCTGAATTCGCTGCGCGAGTTTGATCGGTTTGGTCTCCTTGAACAGCTCCGCAAGACGCCGGAGCGCATGTTGTGGGTAGCGACGTTTCTGGCCCTGCTGGAGCTTGCTCGCCAGGGACGGCTGCGCCTCGATCAGAATCAACCATTTGAAGAAATCTACGTTGGCCGTCCGGAATCGGTTGACGTTCAAGCTGCATAG